DNA sequence from the Bacteroidota bacterium genome:
ACGACGGGCAATGGTTGCACTGCAACGGCAACAAGAACAATTACAGTGAATCCTTCTCCAACTGTTACAACAACCACAACCGGCGCAGCTATTTGTTCTGGAAGCTCAACCACGATCACGGCAAGTGGTGCTACAACTTATGCGTGGATGCCCGGTAGTTTGTCGGGAGCTACGGTTACCGTTTCTCCTGCGTCAACTACTACCTACACTGTGACGGGCACCACTGGGTTGTGTTCTGGCACAACCACACAAATGATCACCGTAAATCCGAATCCGGGCGTAACATCTTCTTCATCGTCCCCATCGGTCTGCCAGAATGGAAACGTTACACTGACCGCTTCGGGTGCAACAACCTACAACTGGATGCCGGGAAGCATGAGCGGAACAAGCATTACTGTTACGCCACTATCGACCACAACTTATACTGTTACCGGAACAGATGTGAACGGATGTTCGAACACTTCGACACTCACCATTACTGTGAATTCATTGCCAACCGTCACGGCTTCTTCATCAAGTAGCACTGTCTGTTCTGGAAGCGCAGTTACACTTACTGCATCAGGAGCATCAACTTATAACTGGATGCCGATTAATGTGAATGGAAATCCTGTTACCGGTAATCCTGTTTCAAACACTACTTACACCGTAACAGGAACGGATGCTGTTGGATGTTCCAGCACTGCAACGGTCATTGTCAACGTGAATGCTCTTCCGAATGTTACTGCATCAGAATCTGCAACGTCGGTTTGCACCGGGGATGCTGTTACTCTCAGCGCGAGCGGCGCAAACACTTATTTGTGGCAACCGATAAACACAACGGGAGCAACCGTGACCGACGTTCCTGCATCAACAACAACGTATACCGTAACAGGAACCGATTTGAATGGATGCGCAAACACTGCACAGGAAACGGTAACTGTAAATCCGCTACCGATAATAACTGCAACAGGGGATTCGCTTATTTGCGAAGGAAATTCAGCAAATCTTTCCGCAAGCGGTGCAACAAATTATACCTGGAATCCGGGTGCGCTCAACGGATCAACTGTTGCAGTTTCTCCGGCTGCAACTACTTCCTATACCGTGTTGGGAACGGATGCAAACGGATGCAATGGATCTGCAACTTTTACCGTCACCGTCGATACGCCACCGGTTGCCGGAAATATTATCATCAATGGAACTACATTAACATCAAGCGTTGTCGGCACAACTTATCAGTGGTATTTAAATGGAAATCCTGTCTCCGGCGCAACTTCACAATCGTACACCGCAACACAGAATGGAACTTATACCGTGGAAGTATTTGATGCAGCAGGTTGCGGTTCCGGACAATCTTCCGGCGTAACAGACCCAACAGGTATTTCTGTTTCGTCGTCGGTAGAATTCATCAATCTATATCCGAATCCGAATAACGGACATTTCACACTGAATTTCAATTTGACAGAAAAATCAGATTGTACAGTGGATATTTACAATGCACTTGGTCAGTTGATCTATCGTGAAGCGCTTGGCGATTTTTCCGGCGAATACAAAAAAGATCTTGACCTGAGTAATTATGGAAAAGGCGTTTACTCCGTGCGATTGAAAACCGGAACGAAAGAGCTTGCGATCAAAACGATCGTGTACTGATAACAAAATCTGCCGGCTGATTTTAGCTCCATTCGTGATTTTTTCATTCTGAATTCTCCCTTTTTCTCCCGACATTTACTTTCCGTTCCGACTTCCCCGGGGTCCATGAAATTTCATCTCTAAAAACATCCGCTGCAATGTTCCGCTCCGTAAAAATCTGCACTCTTCTTCTTTCAATTTTTTTCTGCTCCCGGATTCTGTTTGCGCAGAATTCCAATAACTGGATCGATCTCTGGCAAACGCCGGGAACTAATTTTTTCGTTGTCAAAGCTGCGTTCGATTCCGCTTATTACGATCGTGAACAGGAAATGATCCGCGACATGCGCGAGCATCCGCGTGACTCGCACGGAAATGAAGAGCTGGATGGAACTTATTTTCAGTTCAAACGCTGGGAATATTTCATGCAGCCGCGCGTGGGCGAAACAGGTGATGTTTCTATTGTGAATACGACCAATCAGAAATTCAACGAATATCTTCAAGGCAATCCTGCTGCAATGACAATGCATAATTCTTCAGTCGCAAGAATGCAGTCTTCCTCTTCCTGGTCATTCGTAGGCCCAACGGGGGCGCCCACAAATTCAGGCGCGGGAAGATTGTGTTGCATACGATTCGATCCGGTTACGACAACGACCATGTACGTGGGTACGCCCGCAGGAGGTTTGTGGAAATCTACCAATAGCGGAACCACGTGGACATGCCTGACCGATTTTCTTCCTGAGATCGGATGTTCTGATGTTGCTATAGATCCAACCAACACCAACATCATATACATGGCAAGTGGCGACAATGATGCAGGCGACAGTCCAAGTATCGGTGTAATGAAAAGTACGGATGGTGGGTTGTCTTGGAACACAACCGGTCTCAGTTTTACTTCGAGCCAGGTTCGCCGCATCGGGCGATTGCTTATCGATCCTTCGAATCCGAATATTCTTTATGCAGGAACATCCTCCGGCATTTACAAAACTTATGATGCAGGAGTTAACTGGTATCTTGTTTCGCAGCTCAACACACAGGATATGGAATTCAAACCGGGGGATCCGAATACGATTTATGCTTGTAAAACTTCTTTTTTCAAAAGTACAAATGGCGGATTAACATGGTCGCTCATTACTACAGGGCTTCCGCAAAGCAGTATTGTTGCCCGTCTGGCAATTGCAGTTACGCCGGCTGCGCCTGATAATGTTTACGTCGTGGCCGCGCATACCTCTTCTTATATTTCCGAGGGAGTTTATCTCTCGACGAATTCAGGAAGTTCGTTCACTCCGCAATCCGGTCAACCGAATTTGCTCGGATGGGATCCTTCCGGTGGCGACAATACCGGGCAGGGATGGTATGATCTTTCTATTGCTGTTGCGCCTTATGATGCGAATATTGTTCTCGTTGGCGGTGTGAATGTCTGGAGAAGTGATGATGCCGGTGTGAACTGGACGCTCAATGCGCACTGGACGGGATCGGGCGCACCTTACGTGCATGCGGATGTGCACGATATTGTTTTCGATCCGGTTGCCGGAGGAAGTTATTACATCGGTTGCGACGGAGGAATTTTTAAAACTGTAAATGACGGTGGAAGTTTTTCCGACTTGAGTCACAATCTCAGCATTGCCCAGATTTACAGTCTGGGATTATCTCAGCTTAATTCCGGAACTCTTATCACCGGCCATCAGGATAACGGAACGAATGTAAAAGTCGGCGCAAATTATTTTGAAGGTCTCGGCGGCGACGGAATGGTTTGTTTTATTGACAGAACCAATGATGGAAATATGTTTGGTGAATTGTATTATGGCGCATTCAATCGCTCAACGAATGGCGGCGGTTTCTGGTCGGGAATTACCAGTGGATTGACCGGGAGTGCCGATTGGGTAACTCCGTGGTGCCAGGACCCTGTGAATGCAAATACACTTTACGCCGGGTATGATCAGCTTTTTAAATCGACGGACTTGGGAAATACCTGGAATCCTACGAGTACAACTATGCTCGGTGTTTTAAAAGATATTGAGATCGCTCCTTCCAACAATCAGATCATTTATACAACAACCGGTGTTGGCGTTACACGATCTTCCGATGGCGGAGTTACATGGGCCAACATCACTCCTTCCGTCAACACTTCTTCTTCTTCTATTACAAAAATTGCTGTGAGCAGTTATGATCCGAATAAAATCTGGATCTCATTGAGCGGATATACTCCGAATATGAAATGTTTTTACAGCGCCGATGGCGGAACAACGTGGACCAATATTTCTTACGGACTTCCGAATCTTCCTGCTAATTGTATTACCAGTGTTCCGGGTTCAATGAGTGATGCAATATTCATCGGGTGTGACGTGGGCGTTTATTACCGCGATAATTCTTCTGCCAACTGGCAACCTTTTTTTCAATCACTTCCGGATGCGCCTGTTTATGATCTGAAAATTTTTAAACCCACAATGATCCTGCGTGCGGCAACTTATGGCCGCGGTGTTTGGGAAGTTCCGATCGATCAGTCGTTGCTGGTTCCGCAGCCAAATTTCACAGCTAACCTGAGAAATGTTTGTCCCGGTCAAAGTATTTCATTCACCGATCTCTCGACAATGAATCCTGTTTCCTGGCAATGGAGTTTCCCCGGCGGAAATCCTTCTTCGTCCACGGTGCAGAATCCATCCATAGTTTACAATACTCCCGGAACTTATCCGGTAACACTTGTCGCCACCAATGCAGCAGGCAATGCAACATTGACACAAACTGCTTACATCACTGTGAACGGAAATGTTCAGCCGCCTTTCGTGGAAGGATTTTTGAATTCAACTTTTGTTCCCGCAGGATGGACAACGCTCAATGGAGGCAACCAGAATTTTTTCTGGCAACGCAGTAATACAGTCGGACACAACAGCACGAATTCTGCGTACTTCAATAATTATACACAGAATGGCGGAGGCGACAAAGATGACATCCGCACAATGGGATTGGATTTCACCGGTTATTCTTCGCTGCAATTGCAGTTCGATGTGGCTTACGCGCGCTACAGTAATTCACGATCCGATTCACTCGAGGTTCGCGTTTCAACCGATTGCGGTGTAACATGGACAACTGTTTACGTGAAAGGCGGATTGACACTCGCCACTGCGGGAACGCTGAGCACCCCCTTCACTCCTTCTAACAATCAGTGGAGAACAGAAACGGTAAATCTCGGTGCATACGCCAATCAAAGTGATGTGATCTTCGCTTTCAGAAATCACGCGCGTCACGGAAATTATCTTTACGTTGATAATATCAATATCGCCGGAACTGCAAATGCCGCTCCCGTAGCTTCGTTCTCCATGAATGGAAATGTATGTGAAAATAATGCGGTAACATTCAATGATCTTTCATCGCCTGTGCCGGCTTCATGGATGTGGTATTTCCCCGGAGGAAATCCGTCAACCTCCACTTCACAGAATGCAACAACCATTTTTGCAACGGCAGGCACTTACACTGTTTCGCTTGTTTCCACAAATTCATTCGGCAGCGATTCTGTTTCACAGGTGATCACTGTTAATTCTTCGCCGGCGATAAATGCAGGAGCCGATTCATCTTATTGCAGCGGAACGTATGTGCAACTCAATGCAAGCGGAGGAACCACTTACAGCTGGTCGCCATCCACAGGAATGAGCAATCCCAATGTTGCTGATCCCGGAATTTACCTGACCGCTTCCGGAACCTTCGTTGTGTTAGGATACAACCCTCTCGGATGTTATTCTTCCGACACCGTTGCCATCACCATCAAACCGAATCCTGCATTCTCTGTTAATGCAGCCCCTTCCATCATTTGCGTGGGAGATACTTCTTTGCTTACGGTTACAAATCCGGCATGGAGTTATGCGTGGACACCAACGAACACATTGAATATTGCAACCGGCGATAGCGTGGTTGGATCGCCAACGCAAACCACAAATTACACAGTGATTGCAACAGATACCAATGGATGCACTGCAACGGGAATAAAAACAGTAACGGTCACTCCTCCGCTTATGACGCCTTCTGTACTCGTGAATGGGTTCCAGCTCACCTGTTCTGTTTTCGGTTATTCTTATCAGTGGTACCTCAATGGAAATCCGATCGCGGGTGCCACTTCTCAAACCTATACTGCAACGCAGGTTGGAAATTATTCCGTGGAAGCATTCACTTACCAGGGATGTTCTTCCGGAATTTCTTCGCAGTTGTTCGTGAACGGAATAGAGGATCATTCTTCAATGCCGATCTTCAGCGTCGCACCGAATCCGAACAGCGGAGAATTCGATCTTTCATTCGTGGCGACAGAGAATGCCGATTACGTGCTGCAGATTTTCAGTATCGATGGTAAACTTGTTTTCAATGATGAACTGAAGAAATTTTCCGGTTCCTACACAAAACATATTGACATCCGCAGCTACGGGGCCGGATCCTATGTTGTTCGTTTGACGAATGAGAAACAGCAAACCGTGCAGCGCGTGATCGTGTTCTGATATTTTTTTCCTGTAGTTAATTATGAATGCGAAGATCTCCGAATGGAATATTGACAGAAGCTGGACGTTATTCCTCGACAGGGACGGTGTGATCAACAAACGTTTTCCCGGCGATTATGTGAAGTGCATGGAAGAATTTGAATTTCTTCCATTGGTAAAAGAAAGCATTGCGGAACTTTCATTTCTCTTTGGAAAAATAATTGTCATTACCAACCAGCAGGGAATCGGAAAAGGATATTATTCGCATGAAGATCTCGCGCACATACATGCGCACATGAAAAAAGAAATTGAAATGGCGGGAGGAAAAATAGATGCTGTTTTTTACGCGCCTCAACTGGAAGAAGAAAAATCGCCAATGAGAAAACCCGGGATAGGAATGGCGCTGCAGGCGAAAAAAGTGCTGCCCGAAATTGATTTTGCAAAAAGCATCATCGTCGGAGATTCGGAAAGTGATATGGAATTCGGAAAGCGCGCCGGGATGAAAACAATTTTCGTGGGAAAAGAAAAAGATGTAGCCATGAAATGTGATGGCTATGTGAGCGATCTCGGCGCGGCACGAACTTTTCTGCAGGGATTCTGATTCCGGTTGGCGGACCAACCGCCAATTCATCATAGCCCGCTGATTAATCGGTGAGTTATGACGAAAATTTTTCCAAAAAATAATTGTGACTTTCCGCGACCCATGGTATTATGAGTTCAAACGACACATAAAAAGCCATGAAAAATTCGCATTTTATCCCTCTGTGTGCGCTCGCGGCAGCGCTCACCTGCCTGTGTTTCGCCTCGTGCAAACCCGACCAGAAAACAGCCGGCAACACACGCCACGCTGTTGATCCTGCTCTGAAAGACGATGTTCCCTTCCGCGATTTTGATGTGGATGTTGCTAATGACGACACTGTTCGTCTCGGTGAAGGAACAAACATTTACATTCCGAAAAATATTTTTGTGGATGCCAATGGAAATCCTGTCAATGGAAAAATTCAATTGCATTACCGCGCATTCTATACACCGGGAGAGATCATTGCTTCTGGAATTACCATGGTTTACGATACTTCGGGAACCGATCACACATTC
Encoded proteins:
- a CDS encoding T9SS type A sorting domain-containing protein, which produces MPGSLSGTTVTVSPASTTTYTVTGTTGNGCTATATRTITVNPSPTVTTTTTGAAICSGSSTTITASGATTYAWMPGSLSGATVTVSPASTTTYTVTGTTGLCSGTTTQMITVNPNPGVTSSSSSPSVCQNGNVTLTASGATTYNWMPGSMSGTSITVTPLSTTTYTVTGTDVNGCSNTSTLTITVNSLPTVTASSSSSTVCSGSAVTLTASGASTYNWMPINVNGNPVTGNPVSNTTYTVTGTDAVGCSSTATVIVNVNALPNVTASESATSVCTGDAVTLSASGANTYLWQPINTTGATVTDVPASTTTYTVTGTDLNGCANTAQETVTVNPLPIITATGDSLICEGNSANLSASGATNYTWNPGALNGSTVAVSPAATTSYTVLGTDANGCNGSATFTVTVDTPPVAGNIIINGTTLTSSVVGTTYQWYLNGNPVSGATSQSYTATQNGTYTVEVFDAAGCGSGQSSGVTDPTGISVSSSVEFINLYPNPNNGHFTLNFNLTEKSDCTVDIYNALGQLIYREALGDFSGEYKKDLDLSNYGKGVYSVRLKTGTKELAIKTIVY
- a CDS encoding HAD family hydrolase — its product is MNAKISEWNIDRSWTLFLDRDGVINKRFPGDYVKCMEEFEFLPLVKESIAELSFLFGKIIVITNQQGIGKGYYSHEDLAHIHAHMKKEIEMAGGKIDAVFYAPQLEEEKSPMRKPGIGMALQAKKVLPEIDFAKSIIVGDSESDMEFGKRAGMKTIFVGKEKDVAMKCDGYVSDLGAARTFLQGF
- a CDS encoding PKD domain-containing protein; translation: MFRSVKICTLLLSIFFCSRILFAQNSNNWIDLWQTPGTNFFVVKAAFDSAYYDREQEMIRDMREHPRDSHGNEELDGTYFQFKRWEYFMQPRVGETGDVSIVNTTNQKFNEYLQGNPAAMTMHNSSVARMQSSSSWSFVGPTGAPTNSGAGRLCCIRFDPVTTTTMYVGTPAGGLWKSTNSGTTWTCLTDFLPEIGCSDVAIDPTNTNIIYMASGDNDAGDSPSIGVMKSTDGGLSWNTTGLSFTSSQVRRIGRLLIDPSNPNILYAGTSSGIYKTYDAGVNWYLVSQLNTQDMEFKPGDPNTIYACKTSFFKSTNGGLTWSLITTGLPQSSIVARLAIAVTPAAPDNVYVVAAHTSSYISEGVYLSTNSGSSFTPQSGQPNLLGWDPSGGDNTGQGWYDLSIAVAPYDANIVLVGGVNVWRSDDAGVNWTLNAHWTGSGAPYVHADVHDIVFDPVAGGSYYIGCDGGIFKTVNDGGSFSDLSHNLSIAQIYSLGLSQLNSGTLITGHQDNGTNVKVGANYFEGLGGDGMVCFIDRTNDGNMFGELYYGAFNRSTNGGGFWSGITSGLTGSADWVTPWCQDPVNANTLYAGYDQLFKSTDLGNTWNPTSTTMLGVLKDIEIAPSNNQIIYTTTGVGVTRSSDGGVTWANITPSVNTSSSSITKIAVSSYDPNKIWISLSGYTPNMKCFYSADGGTTWTNISYGLPNLPANCITSVPGSMSDAIFIGCDVGVYYRDNSSANWQPFFQSLPDAPVYDLKIFKPTMILRAATYGRGVWEVPIDQSLLVPQPNFTANLRNVCPGQSISFTDLSTMNPVSWQWSFPGGNPSSSTVQNPSIVYNTPGTYPVTLVATNAAGNATLTQTAYITVNGNVQPPFVEGFLNSTFVPAGWTTLNGGNQNFFWQRSNTVGHNSTNSAYFNNYTQNGGGDKDDIRTMGLDFTGYSSLQLQFDVAYARYSNSRSDSLEVRVSTDCGVTWTTVYVKGGLTLATAGTLSTPFTPSNNQWRTETVNLGAYANQSDVIFAFRNHARHGNYLYVDNINIAGTANAAPVASFSMNGNVCENNAVTFNDLSSPVPASWMWYFPGGNPSTSTSQNATTIFATAGTYTVSLVSTNSFGSDSVSQVITVNSSPAINAGADSSYCSGTYVQLNASGGTTYSWSPSTGMSNPNVADPGIYLTASGTFVVLGYNPLGCYSSDTVAITIKPNPAFSVNAAPSIICVGDTSLLTVTNPAWSYAWTPTNTLNIATGDSVVGSPTQTTNYTVIATDTNGCTATGIKTVTVTPPLMTPSVLVNGFQLTCSVFGYSYQWYLNGNPIAGATSQTYTATQVGNYSVEAFTYQGCSSGISSQLFVNGIEDHSSMPIFSVAPNPNSGEFDLSFVATENADYVLQIFSIDGKLVFNDELKKFSGSYTKHIDIRSYGAGSYVVRLTNEKQQTVQRVIVF